Proteins from a genomic interval of Schaalia odontolytica:
- a CDS encoding anaerobic sulfatase maturase codes for MSRSIPFSVVTKPTGAACNLDCQYCFFLSKELLYDAAAQTMSEQTLERYVRAFLDSSPDGEVTMLWQGGEPTLRGLAFFERMVQLCELHRRPTQRVRHALQTNGTLITREWARFFADHDVLVGVSIDGPAELHDAYRLNRGGRGTHAMVVRGWELLAQAGVETNILCTVNAANEDHGEEVYRYFRDELGARYLQFIPIVERVRAADLAQAERGWRSGTSALLYRQDGDCVTSRSTSPRSYGRFLCDVFDQWLASDVGQVFIQDVDSTLSAMFGSASVCVHAPRCGANMAMEFNGDVYACDHWVEPEWLVGSIESSSFARLAASEKMREFARLKPDLDEECRACPHLRLCWGGCPKDRFVARRDGRTHNYLCEGYRAFYEHSTPALRAIGMLISAGRPASDIMNPTVASSLRLTHSMSAGKQQ; via the coding sequence GTGAGCCGATCGATCCCCTTCTCCGTGGTGACCAAACCGACGGGTGCCGCCTGCAACCTGGATTGCCAGTACTGCTTCTTCCTGTCCAAGGAGCTGCTCTATGATGCTGCCGCGCAGACCATGTCGGAGCAGACCCTGGAGCGTTACGTGCGTGCGTTCTTAGACTCAAGCCCCGACGGCGAAGTCACGATGCTCTGGCAGGGCGGCGAACCGACCCTTCGGGGGCTCGCCTTCTTTGAGCGGATGGTACAGCTGTGTGAACTCCACCGTCGGCCCACCCAGCGCGTGCGCCACGCCTTGCAGACGAACGGCACTCTGATCACGCGCGAATGGGCGCGTTTCTTCGCCGACCACGACGTGCTCGTGGGGGTTTCCATTGACGGCCCAGCTGAGCTGCACGACGCGTATCGTCTCAATCGCGGCGGGCGCGGAACGCACGCGATGGTCGTGCGCGGCTGGGAGCTGCTCGCGCAAGCGGGCGTGGAGACAAACATCCTGTGCACGGTCAACGCTGCCAACGAAGACCACGGCGAGGAGGTCTACCGGTATTTCCGTGACGAGCTGGGGGCACGCTACCTGCAGTTCATCCCCATTGTCGAGCGTGTACGCGCCGCCGACCTCGCCCAGGCGGAGCGCGGCTGGCGCTCGGGCACCTCCGCGCTCCTGTATCGCCAGGACGGGGACTGCGTGACCAGCCGTTCGACCTCGCCGCGCTCCTACGGTCGTTTCCTGTGCGACGTGTTCGATCAATGGCTGGCATCGGACGTGGGGCAGGTGTTCATCCAGGACGTGGACTCGACGCTCTCGGCCATGTTCGGTTCTGCCTCGGTGTGCGTGCACGCCCCCCGGTGCGGGGCGAACATGGCAATGGAGTTCAACGGCGACGTCTATGCCTGCGACCACTGGGTGGAACCCGAATGGCTCGTCGGCTCGATCGAGTCCTCCTCGTTCGCCCGCCTCGCCGCCTCCGAGAAGATGCGTGAGTTCGCGCGCCTCAAGCCTGACCTGGATGAGGAGTGCCGCGCGTGCCCCCACCTGCGGCTGTGTTGGGGCGGCTGCCCGAAGGATCGCTTCGTGGCGCGCCGAGACGGTAGGACACACAACTACCTGTGCGAGGGCTACCGCGCTTTCTACGAGCATTCCACCCCCGCGCTGCGCGCCATCGGGATGCTCATCTCGGCGGGCAGGCCCGCCTCGGACATCATGAATCCGACGGTCGCTTCGTCGCTTCGACTCACGCACTCCATGTCCGCAGGGAAGCAGCAATGA
- a CDS encoding sulfite exporter TauE/SafE family protein has protein sequence MIIEALLIGAFVGIVVGSLGAGGGILSVPILVYLLGQDPHQATGLSLIIVGLTAAVSLAMRARGTDVAWREGSLFALAGLAGTWAGSTLGPLVSASALMLSFCALLGVVALFMVRSHLSPVSSLPKAPVSQAAPSGVSALVRVVVLATATGFLTGFFGVGGGFAIVPALHLALRYPMKRASATSLLVMVITAAFGVVSRSLAGSFTITAEAGVMVALFTAASMAGGIVGARVTTRVPNRVLGLVFAALLVGVALSTLVATLS, from the coding sequence ATGATCATTGAGGCGCTCCTCATCGGCGCATTCGTCGGCATCGTCGTCGGTTCGCTCGGAGCGGGAGGCGGCATCCTGTCGGTGCCGATTCTCGTCTACCTCCTCGGGCAGGACCCCCACCAGGCGACGGGCCTGTCGCTGATCATCGTGGGGCTCACGGCCGCCGTGTCGTTGGCGATGCGCGCTCGCGGCACCGACGTTGCGTGGCGCGAGGGCAGCCTTTTTGCCCTGGCGGGCCTGGCGGGGACATGGGCGGGATCCACCCTGGGTCCTCTCGTGTCCGCGTCCGCCCTCATGCTCTCGTTTTGCGCGCTCCTGGGTGTGGTCGCTCTCTTCATGGTGCGCTCGCACCTCTCCCCGGTGTCGTCGTTGCCAAAGGCTCCCGTCAGCCAGGCCGCCCCCTCGGGGGTCTCCGCGCTCGTGCGGGTCGTCGTCCTGGCGACAGCGACGGGCTTCCTGACCGGGTTCTTCGGAGTCGGCGGCGGTTTCGCGATCGTTCCCGCGTTGCACCTGGCGCTGCGCTATCCGATGAAGCGTGCCTCCGCCACTTCCCTGCTGGTCATGGTCATCACGGCCGCTTTCGGTGTGGTCTCGCGCTCGCTCGCCGGCTCCTTCACGATCACCGCCGAGGCAGGGGTCATGGTCGCGCTGTTCACCGCGGCGTCCATGGCTGGGGGCATCGTCGGCGCGAGGGTGACGACGCGGGTACCCAACAGGGTTCTCGGCCTCGTGTTCGCGGCCCTCTTGGTCGGCGTGGCCCTCTCCACGCTGGTGGCCACGCTCTCGTGA
- a CDS encoding SDR family oxidoreductase gives MSNSRRVVVTGASTGIGQATARLLATRGWRVVAVARRRERLEALATEIGCEYWAADLTDEAQVEELAAHVLDRGHVDALVNNAGGAIGVDPVAEADPTAWSAMFERNVLTALQCTRAFLPTMRARGGDVVFLTSTAAHDTYPGGGGYVAAKHAERVIANTLRRELVGEPVRVIEIAPGMVRTEEFSLNRLGSREAADRVYEGGAEPLVAEDIAEAIVWTLERPRHVNIDSMIVRPLAQATNTVVARTSPRA, from the coding sequence ATGAGCAACTCTCGCCGCGTCGTCGTCACAGGAGCCTCCACCGGAATCGGGCAGGCGACCGCCCGCCTCTTGGCAACGCGGGGCTGGAGGGTCGTGGCTGTGGCCCGGCGCCGCGAGCGCCTCGAAGCCCTCGCCACGGAGATCGGCTGCGAGTATTGGGCGGCGGATCTCACCGACGAAGCGCAGGTGGAGGAGCTGGCCGCCCATGTCCTGGACCGCGGGCACGTGGACGCCTTGGTCAACAACGCCGGAGGAGCCATCGGCGTTGACCCGGTTGCCGAGGCCGATCCCACCGCGTGGAGCGCGATGTTCGAGCGCAACGTGCTCACCGCGCTGCAGTGCACGCGCGCATTCCTGCCGACGATGCGCGCCAGGGGAGGGGACGTCGTCTTCCTGACCTCGACCGCCGCCCACGACACCTACCCGGGAGGCGGCGGCTACGTCGCCGCCAAGCACGCCGAGCGCGTCATCGCCAACACGCTGCGGCGCGAGCTCGTGGGTGAACCCGTGCGCGTCATCGAGATCGCCCCCGGAATGGTGCGCACCGAGGAGTTCTCCCTCAACCGACTCGGCTCTCGGGAAGCAGCCGACCGGGTCTACGAGGGGGGCGCGGAGCCGCTCGTTGCCGAGGACATCGCGGAAGCAATCGTGTGGACGCTGGAGCGGCCCCGCCACGTCAACATCGACTCAATGATCGTGCGTCCGCTCGCGCAGGCGACGAACACCGTCGTGGCCAGAACCTCGCCCCGAGCGTAG
- a CDS encoding anaerobic glycerol-3-phosphate dehydrogenase subunit C — MTLEMSTLMGTSVHEGDVLSLTGDAALRASLDACVKCTICETQCPVMRVTDLFGGPKYSGPQAERFRKDGQMVDKSIDYCSSCGTCTLVCPQGVKVTELIHHRRTAMKEAHGIPMRDRLIGRTSLIGTMMTPVAPIANWALDVQPIRMAMEAIIGVHRAAPMPRAYGRTFESWFKKHTPLPTSGTRGQVIFFHGCAGQYFEVETSIHSVLVLEHLGYEVLVPKHGCCGLALQSNGLYDDARKYVSKLTRDLRSVNRDAPIISASGSCGGMLRHEAHEILEMDTVELRDVGSRTWDICEFLLHLYDQGELDTDFQRIDVTIPYHAPCQLKSQGMGKPAIELMSLIPGVTVKDSEQPCCGIAGTYGMKKEKYAIAQAVGAPVFDFIKQVNAELAACDTETCRWQLRTATGANVVHPIWLIHKAYGLPNG, encoded by the coding sequence ATGACCCTGGAGATGTCAACGCTGATGGGCACAAGCGTCCACGAGGGTGACGTTTTGTCCCTCACGGGGGACGCTGCACTGCGAGCCAGCCTGGACGCGTGCGTCAAGTGCACGATCTGCGAGACGCAGTGCCCCGTCATGCGCGTCACCGATCTCTTCGGCGGCCCCAAATACTCCGGCCCGCAGGCCGAACGCTTCCGCAAGGACGGACAGATGGTGGACAAGTCCATCGACTACTGCTCCTCGTGCGGCACCTGCACGCTCGTGTGCCCGCAGGGAGTGAAGGTCACGGAACTCATCCACCACAGGCGCACCGCCATGAAGGAAGCCCACGGCATCCCGATGCGCGACCGTCTCATCGGACGCACGTCGCTGATCGGAACCATGATGACCCCCGTGGCGCCAATCGCGAACTGGGCGCTGGACGTTCAACCGATCCGCATGGCCATGGAAGCCATCATTGGAGTGCACCGCGCCGCACCGATGCCGCGCGCCTACGGACGAACCTTCGAATCCTGGTTCAAGAAGCACACGCCGCTGCCGACCTCTGGCACTCGCGGTCAGGTCATCTTCTTCCACGGGTGCGCCGGCCAGTACTTCGAGGTCGAGACCTCCATCCACTCGGTTCTTGTGCTCGAGCACCTCGGCTACGAGGTCCTCGTCCCCAAGCACGGCTGCTGCGGTCTGGCCCTGCAGTCCAATGGCCTGTACGACGACGCGCGCAAGTACGTCTCCAAGCTGACGAGAGACCTGCGCAGCGTCAACCGGGATGCACCCATCATCTCGGCGTCGGGGTCCTGCGGCGGGATGCTCCGCCACGAGGCCCACGAGATCCTGGAAATGGACACTGTCGAACTGCGCGACGTGGGCTCACGCACGTGGGACATCTGCGAGTTTCTGCTCCACCTGTACGATCAGGGCGAGCTGGACACGGACTTCCAGCGCATTGACGTCACCATTCCCTACCACGCTCCCTGCCAACTCAAGTCCCAGGGCATGGGCAAGCCCGCGATCGAGCTGATGAGCCTCATTCCCGGAGTCACCGTCAAGGACTCTGAGCAGCCCTGCTGCGGGATCGCCGGAACCTACGGGATGAAGAAGGAGAAGTACGCGATCGCCCAAGCGGTGGGTGCTCCCGTCTTCGACTTCATCAAGCAGGTCAACGCCGAGCTGGCGGCCTGCGACACGGAGACCTGCCGCTGGCAGCTGCGCACCGCAACGGGCGCGAACGTCGTTCACCCGATCTGGCTCATTCATAAGGCCTACGGCCTGCCCAACGGCTGA
- the glpB gene encoding glycerol-3-phosphate dehydrogenase subunit GlpB — MRDVVVIGAGMAGLAAAIKAADAGLSVTLISKGVGGIQLGAGTVDILGYGPDPIERPLDALAAHVASRPTHPYAHLSPERVGSAVAWLRDTVGPDALVGDENRNVRIPTGVGALRPTCLIPPSMEAGIPRAGARYAIVGLARFKDFYPGLVAENISRQAGPDSQLIRARALSVDYVARDGEIDSTGTTHARSLDHEENRARLADQIRPLLDDAEIVGLPAVLGLEDPSAWRDLADKLGHPVFEIPIQPPSVPGMRLNARLSRLASSKARVIAGSPITAVHTNHGRVEAVEYASAGRPTTVPTRSLILAAGGFESGALDVDSYGTVRETICGLPVMGAQGQLLHADFWGEDQPLFLSGLAVNDSMRVLGADSTPVYTNLYAAGGNLAGATRWREKSGEGIALASALAAVETIVEELS, encoded by the coding sequence ATGAGAGACGTCGTCGTGATCGGCGCAGGCATGGCCGGACTGGCCGCCGCGATCAAAGCCGCCGACGCAGGCCTGAGCGTCACCCTCATCTCCAAGGGAGTGGGGGGCATCCAGCTGGGTGCGGGCACCGTCGACATCCTCGGATACGGTCCCGACCCGATCGAGCGTCCCCTCGATGCACTTGCCGCGCATGTGGCCTCCCGCCCCACCCACCCCTACGCTCACCTCAGCCCCGAGCGCGTGGGTTCTGCCGTCGCATGGCTGCGCGACACCGTCGGCCCCGACGCCCTCGTCGGCGACGAAAACCGCAACGTGCGTATCCCCACCGGCGTCGGAGCGCTGCGCCCGACCTGCCTCATCCCCCCCTCCATGGAGGCCGGCATCCCCCGAGCGGGCGCGCGCTACGCCATCGTGGGGCTGGCGCGATTCAAGGACTTCTACCCCGGCCTCGTCGCCGAAAACATCTCGAGGCAGGCCGGTCCGGACTCTCAGCTCATCCGGGCGCGCGCCCTCAGCGTCGACTACGTTGCCCGCGACGGGGAGATCGACTCCACGGGCACCACCCACGCCCGAAGCCTCGACCACGAGGAGAACCGGGCTCGCCTGGCGGACCAGATCCGCCCCCTCCTGGACGATGCCGAGATCGTGGGCCTGCCGGCAGTGCTCGGCCTCGAGGACCCCAGCGCCTGGCGTGACCTGGCCGACAAGCTCGGCCACCCCGTCTTCGAAATCCCGATTCAACCCCCGAGCGTGCCGGGCATGCGACTGAACGCGCGCCTGAGCCGCCTCGCCTCGAGCAAAGCCCGCGTCATCGCGGGGTCCCCCATCACCGCGGTCCACACCAACCACGGACGGGTCGAGGCGGTCGAGTACGCCAGCGCGGGGCGCCCCACCACAGTTCCGACTCGCTCCCTGATCCTGGCGGCGGGAGGCTTCGAATCGGGCGCCCTCGACGTGGACTCCTACGGCACCGTGCGCGAGACCATCTGCGGCCTTCCCGTCATGGGCGCCCAGGGCCAGCTCCTGCATGCAGACTTCTGGGGAGAGGACCAGCCCCTCTTCCTGTCCGGCTTGGCCGTCAACGACTCGATGCGCGTCCTTGGCGCCGACTCCACGCCGGTCTACACCAACCTGTACGCGGCTGGCGGAAACCTAGCGGGAGCCACCCGCTGGCGCGAAAAGAGCGGCGAAGGAATCGCGCTGGCCAGCGCGCTCGCGGCAGTCGAGACGATCGTGGAGGAACTCTCATGA
- the glpA gene encoding anaerobic glycerol-3-phosphate dehydrogenase subunit GlpA gives MKTLRTDVCVIGGGSTGAGVVRDVAMRGFSVVLVDRADIAQGTSGRFHGLLHSGARYIASDPESATECAEENEIVKRINSNAIEATGGLFVTTAYDEEDYADQFLARAAAAKVPAAEISVAEALKREPRLDPRIKRAFAVEDGTVDGWQMVWGAIRSAQAYGAHVLTYHRVTSIERDGDRVAAVIVRDERAGEDLRIECGFVLNCGGPWAGQIAAMAQCHGVDVVPGAGIMIAMNHRLSHSVLNRCIWPADGDILVPDHTVCIIGTTDLKAEDPDRLSIPADQVQQMLDSGEAMVPGFRKARAVHAWAGARPLIKDSRVSDTDTRHMARGMSIIDHNTRDGIYGMLTIAGGKLTTYRLMAERIVDIMCAEMGEQRPCTTATEAVPPAKEARLYTIGHRLDNVESRNEGPSHEQIICECEMATRSMLEKVMDTLPKGQLDDVRRQMRLGMGPCQGGFCSQRAAGIAHERGDIDSMRANALLRLFLKNRWIGLWPILYGKQARQAALDAWIHEGTLDVEHLPVPKQEVLR, from the coding sequence GTGAAGACACTTCGCACTGACGTGTGCGTCATCGGTGGCGGATCCACCGGCGCCGGAGTAGTCCGCGACGTCGCGATGCGCGGCTTCTCCGTAGTCCTCGTTGACCGGGCAGACATCGCCCAGGGGACCTCGGGTCGCTTCCACGGCCTCCTCCACTCGGGCGCCCGCTACATCGCCTCCGACCCCGAGTCGGCCACCGAATGCGCCGAAGAAAATGAGATCGTCAAGCGCATCAACTCCAACGCTATCGAGGCCACGGGAGGCCTCTTCGTGACGACCGCCTACGACGAGGAAGACTACGCGGACCAGTTCCTCGCCCGCGCCGCCGCCGCGAAGGTTCCCGCCGCCGAGATCTCCGTCGCCGAAGCGCTCAAGCGCGAACCTCGGCTAGACCCGCGCATCAAGCGGGCGTTTGCGGTGGAGGACGGGACCGTCGATGGATGGCAGATGGTGTGGGGAGCGATCCGCTCCGCGCAAGCCTACGGCGCTCACGTCCTGACCTACCATCGCGTGACCTCCATCGAACGCGACGGCGATCGCGTTGCCGCGGTCATCGTACGCGACGAGAGGGCGGGCGAAGATCTGCGCATCGAGTGCGGCTTTGTCCTCAACTGCGGCGGCCCGTGGGCGGGACAGATTGCCGCGATGGCCCAGTGCCACGGCGTCGATGTCGTCCCCGGAGCGGGCATCATGATCGCCATGAACCACCGCCTCAGCCACTCGGTTCTCAACCGGTGCATCTGGCCCGCCGACGGCGACATCCTGGTGCCAGATCACACGGTGTGCATCATCGGCACCACCGACCTGAAGGCCGAGGACCCGGATCGGCTCTCCATCCCCGCCGACCAGGTCCAGCAGATGCTCGATTCCGGCGAGGCCATGGTGCCCGGATTCCGTAAGGCTCGCGCGGTGCACGCCTGGGCGGGCGCGCGCCCCCTCATCAAAGACTCGCGGGTCTCCGACACCGACACCCGTCACATGGCCCGCGGCATGAGCATCATCGACCACAACACCCGCGACGGCATCTACGGGATGCTCACGATCGCCGGTGGCAAGCTCACCACCTACCGGCTCATGGCCGAACGCATCGTCGACATCATGTGCGCCGAGATGGGGGAGCAGCGCCCCTGCACGACGGCCACCGAGGCCGTCCCGCCCGCCAAGGAAGCCCGCCTCTACACGATCGGCCACCGCCTCGACAACGTGGAATCACGCAACGAGGGTCCCTCCCACGAGCAGATCATCTGCGAGTGCGAGATGGCCACCCGAAGCATGCTCGAGAAGGTCATGGACACCCTGCCCAAGGGGCAACTGGACGACGTGCGACGCCAGATGCGGCTCGGGATGGGCCCCTGTCAGGGAGGCTTCTGCTCCCAGCGGGCCGCCGGCATCGCACATGAGCGCGGAGATATCGACTCGATGCGCGCCAACGCGCTCCTTCGCCTCTTCCTCAAGAACCGCTGGATAGGCCTGTGGCCCATCCTGTACGGCAAGCAGGCCAGGCAGGCCGCGTTGGATGCCTGGATTCACGAGGGCACGCTCGACGTCGAGCACCTGCCCGTCCCGAAGCAGGAGGTCCTCCGATGA
- a CDS encoding M13 family metallopeptidase has protein sequence MTNTLLARVLETANIDTTVRPQDDFYRHVNGTWLATHTIPADRPMDGAFHALRDASEKYARDIAQDAASGALKDPDAARIATLWTQFLGEEAIDAAGAAPLRAELAAIDACTCREELAQTMGALMREGVGGLVGAYVGTNPHDSSRYMVSLVQSGIGLPDEAYYRQEDYAPIREAYVAHTARLLALAGCSDAEDASARIMALETALASHHRDSVSNRNPLLSDNPTPWAQLPSLAPGFDWEAWARGSHMPCDGLVVNVDQPDYLRGAANVWAHTDLDTLKEWLRASVIDARASLLSRDFVEENFDFHGRTLSGTQELRPRWKRALGVIEAYLGEAMGRAWVARHFPPAAKDAMDALVRRLLDAYGESIRSLEWMSEETKDRALAKLATFNPKIGYPVTWRDYSTLHLDPNASLVDNVRAASAHTTDREWAKLAGPVDRDEWYMTPQTVNAYYNPTQNEIVFPAAILQPPFFDPQADDAVNFGAIGAVIGHEIGHGFDDQGSRYDGEGNLSNWWTDADREAFEERTRALIEQYDALTPAILLPESSEETEAQRDDSTGPIPHVNGALTIGENIGDLGGLTIAWKAWAATLAERGLTPSDAPVIDGLTGPQRFFYAWARAWRTATRPQFARQMLAVDPHSPAEFRCNQVLRNLDAFAEAFDVRADDQMWLDPSLRVTIW, from the coding sequence ATGACGAACACACTGCTGGCCAGAGTCCTCGAGACCGCGAACATCGACACCACCGTGCGCCCCCAGGACGACTTCTACCGTCACGTCAACGGCACCTGGCTCGCGACCCACACGATCCCGGCGGATCGTCCGATGGACGGGGCCTTCCACGCGCTGCGCGACGCCTCCGAGAAGTACGCCCGCGACATCGCCCAGGACGCCGCCTCCGGCGCCCTGAAGGATCCCGACGCTGCGCGCATCGCGACCCTGTGGACCCAGTTCCTCGGCGAGGAGGCAATCGACGCCGCGGGGGCGGCTCCCCTGCGAGCCGAGCTCGCTGCCATCGACGCGTGCACGTGTCGCGAGGAGCTGGCCCAGACCATGGGGGCCTTGATGCGCGAAGGCGTCGGCGGACTCGTCGGGGCGTACGTCGGCACGAACCCCCACGACTCGTCTCGCTACATGGTCTCCCTCGTTCAGTCCGGCATCGGCCTGCCCGACGAGGCCTACTACCGACAGGAGGACTACGCTCCCATCCGCGAGGCGTACGTCGCTCACACTGCCAGGCTCTTGGCTCTGGCCGGATGCTCCGATGCCGAGGACGCCTCGGCTCGGATCATGGCCCTCGAGACCGCGTTGGCCTCGCACCATCGCGACTCGGTGTCCAACCGCAACCCTCTCCTGTCGGACAATCCGACCCCGTGGGCACAGCTCCCCTCGCTCGCCCCCGGTTTCGATTGGGAGGCCTGGGCACGCGGATCGCACATGCCGTGCGATGGCCTCGTCGTCAACGTCGATCAACCCGACTACCTGAGGGGGGCAGCCAACGTCTGGGCGCACACGGACCTGGACACCCTGAAAGAGTGGCTGCGGGCATCGGTCATCGACGCGCGAGCCTCCCTGCTGTCACGCGACTTTGTCGAGGAGAACTTTGACTTCCACGGCCGCACGCTGTCGGGCACACAGGAGCTGCGTCCGCGCTGGAAGCGCGCCCTGGGCGTCATCGAGGCGTACCTGGGCGAGGCCATGGGTCGAGCGTGGGTCGCTCGCCACTTCCCGCCGGCCGCGAAGGACGCGATGGATGCGCTGGTGCGTCGCCTCCTCGATGCCTACGGGGAGTCCATTCGCAGCCTCGAGTGGATGAGCGAAGAGACGAAGGACAGGGCACTAGCAAAGCTCGCGACCTTCAACCCCAAGATCGGCTATCCCGTCACGTGGCGCGACTACTCGACGCTGCACCTGGACCCCAACGCCTCGCTCGTGGACAACGTGCGCGCTGCCAGCGCGCACACGACCGACCGGGAGTGGGCAAAGCTCGCCGGGCCGGTCGATCGCGACGAGTGGTACATGACTCCGCAGACAGTCAACGCCTACTACAACCCCACTCAGAACGAGATCGTCTTCCCCGCCGCCATCCTCCAACCCCCATTCTTCGATCCGCAGGCAGACGACGCCGTCAACTTCGGGGCGATCGGCGCCGTCATCGGCCACGAGATCGGGCACGGCTTTGACGACCAGGGCTCGCGCTACGACGGCGAGGGAAACCTGTCGAACTGGTGGACCGACGCGGACCGGGAGGCTTTCGAGGAGCGCACCCGCGCACTCATCGAGCAATACGATGCCCTCACGCCGGCCATCCTCCTCCCCGAGTCTTCCGAGGAAACGGAGGCGCAGCGCGATGACTCCACCGGCCCCATCCCCCACGTCAATGGCGCGCTCACGATCGGCGAGAACATCGGCGACCTGGGCGGGCTCACCATTGCGTGGAAGGCGTGGGCGGCGACGCTGGCCGAGCGCGGCCTCACCCCCTCGGACGCGCCCGTCATCGACGGCCTGACCGGGCCTCAACGCTTCTTCTACGCGTGGGCGCGCGCGTGGAGGACCGCCACCCGCCCCCAGTTCGCCCGCCAGATGCTCGCCGTTGATCCCCACTCTCCCGCTGAATTTCGCTGCAACCAGGTGCTGCGCAACCTCGATGCCTTCGCCGAGGCCTTCGACGTGCGAGCCGACGACCAGATGTGGCTCGACCCTTCGCTTCGCGTTACCATCTGGTAA